One bacterium genomic window, TCATTTCATCTTCTGGGATGTGCGAAGGTGGACGGATTCTGCATCATTTACGGAACAATATCGGCGATGAACGGAACCTCATTCTGATCATTGGGTTTATGGCAGACGGAACGCTCGGGAAACGGATTGTTGACAAAATGCCGGTGGTACGAATTTTCGGTGAAGAATATGCGTTAAAAGCGCAGGTAAAAAAACTCAATAGTTTTTCTGCCCATGCTGACCAGAACGATTTAATTGCGTTTATTAACAATTTTCAGAAGAAACCGAAACAGGTTTTTGTTATCCACGGCAATTCCGACCAGGCGGAACCACTCGTTGCTGCGATTAAAACTATGGGGATACCGAACGTTCTTATTCCGCCGGTAGGAGAAACAATCCCGATTGTTTAACTTGCCTGCCAAATCCCTCTGCAACCCACAATCAAACATTTCCTGCGGCAGGAACTTTGATTCATCTATTAATATCGTCAAACTTCGTTTTGTACAGCTTCGATTGATAAAAAGTTCAGTTCTTACCCAATGTAGTTTTAGCGTAATGGTGCTTTACGCATAGACAAATTAAACTTTACATGAAGAATTTATGTCATATGAACGGCTGTTTTTCTTTGAGAAAGAGACCTATGTGAAAGTTTTAAATATTATAATCGATTAGAATTCTGCGAGTCTTTCATCTATTTCAGTCCTTAATTCCATACCTGTTTGTTCAAAAATATCGAGTAAATCTTCATAAGTTCCTTCACCACCGAGAAAATTCCAAAATTCTTCGGCAACCAGGACCTCGTTTTCTAGGTCATATAGTCCCTGTAACGTCCAACGACTATATGGATTCGGTTCCTCCGGATTGTACGGTATGCAAATATATGTTCTTACTCTGATATTCCGGTCAATACTATATCTCATTGCTTTCCATTGCAAAAGTTTCTCTTTAGTTCTTGTAAAAACATCAATATTGGGTTTAACCGTTTTGATTTCAAAATAATACTCAGTATTGTTTTGCATAACAAAAAGGTCAGCTCTTGTTCTCCGCAAATTTCCAAGTGTTCCTTGATTAGCAACAGACCGAATTCTATTATTCTCAGAGGATTCACTTGCTTGGCGTGCAGCACTTCTTAAATTAGACATTATCCTATCTATTTCTAAAACTGCATTACTACTTAGGTATCCTTCAAATCTATATTGCGCTTCCGCTCGTTCAAAATTTGACCGAGCAATAATTTCAGCTACTTTCTCAAAAATAGATTGACCGAGCATTGTATTTACCGAATGAATAAATGAATATAACGCCATTCGATCTCTACCGAGTAACCGAAAATGAAACGGCATCGATTGAGTTTCAGGAGAATAATCGCGCAATTTTCTTCTTATTTTTTCTATTAAATGCGATTCAATTACTTGCCGTTGCTCCCTAACAATACTCATCGGTTTGATTCTTTCACGAAATAGAATATTG contains:
- a CDS encoding TdeIII family type II restriction endonuclease, translated to MSIVREQRQVIESHLIEKIRRKLRDYSPETQSMPFHFRLLGRDRMALYSFIHSVNTMLGQSIFEKVAEIIARSNFERAEAQYRFEGYLSSNAVLEIDRIMSNLRSAARQASESSENNRIRSVANQGTLGNLRRTRADLFVMQNNTEYYFEIKTVKPNIDVFTRTKEKLLQWKAMRYSIDRNIRVRTYICIPYNPEEPNPYSRWTLQGLYDLENEVLVAEEFWNFLGGEGTYEDLLDIFEQTGMELRTEIDERLAEF